The following coding sequences lie in one Variovorax terrae genomic window:
- a CDS encoding transglutaminase-like domain-containing protein, whose amino-acid sequence MTTQASGLLRVDLEPGHWLGATPTLNLADDRLRLRAKALTQLAQNDHQRALSICDFVRTLPYAASGRLRCPTARQVLDAGRGDCWAKSTLFIALLRLAGVPARLRMVQLRGELLRGHVSWLKQVNHSLVEVWLGGRWVRTDTHVFDLRYLVAARSRLTAQQWEQGYGIHRRAQSLWNGHQDAFACLALDDDSGMPLADLGVYHDPQEFAAALMPRREPRGAWASLRRRFTLLAMERRIRRLRAEDANTVAPQELPSGPRGRRVA is encoded by the coding sequence ATGACTACCCAGGCATCGGGGCTTTTGCGGGTCGATCTCGAACCCGGCCATTGGCTTGGCGCCACCCCCACGCTGAATCTGGCGGATGACCGGCTGCGCCTGCGCGCCAAGGCGCTCACGCAGCTGGCCCAGAACGACCATCAGCGCGCGCTCAGCATCTGTGATTTCGTCAGGACACTGCCCTACGCCGCTTCCGGCCGCCTGCGCTGCCCGACGGCGCGCCAGGTGCTGGATGCCGGCCGGGGCGACTGCTGGGCCAAGTCCACATTGTTCATCGCGCTGCTGCGCCTAGCCGGCGTGCCGGCGCGGCTGCGCATGGTGCAGTTGCGCGGCGAGCTGCTGCGCGGCCACGTGTCGTGGCTCAAGCAGGTGAACCACTCGCTGGTGGAGGTGTGGCTGGGCGGGCGCTGGGTGCGCACCGACACCCATGTGTTCGACCTGCGCTACCTGGTGGCGGCGCGCAGCCGGCTGACGGCGCAGCAGTGGGAGCAGGGCTATGGCATCCACCGGCGTGCGCAAAGCCTGTGGAACGGGCACCAGGATGCCTTTGCCTGCCTGGCGCTGGACGACGACAGCGGCATGCCGCTGGCCGACCTGGGCGTTTATCACGATCCGCAGGAATTTGCCGCCGCGCTGATGCCCAGGCGCGAGCCGCGGGGCGCCTGGGCCTCGCTGCGCCGCCGCTTCACGCTGCTGGCGATGGAACGCCGCATCCGCCGCCTGCGCGCGGAGGATGCCAACACGGTGGCGCCGCAGGAGCTGCCTTCGGGCCCGCGCGGCCGCCGGGTGGCGTGA
- a CDS encoding SDR family NAD(P)-dependent oxidoreductase: MSPLSSQTSFGLGDRVCIVTGGAQGIGEACVRRFAREGARVLITDVDDARGQALAAELGQRYLHCDVGDKAQVDALVAQALAVHGRIDVLVNNAGIFKAADFLDVTEADFDTVLRVNLKGSFLMGQAVARAMVAAGPRPGAVDGAARGAIVNMSSVNGVLAIPTISSYNVSKGGINQLTRVMALALADRGVRVNAVAPGTIATELAAKAVLTSEEARQRILSRTPLKRLGEPAEIADAVAYLASDAASYITGEILTVDGGRMTLNYTVPV; this comes from the coding sequence ATGAGCCCTCTTTCATCCCAAACCTCGTTCGGACTCGGCGACCGGGTCTGCATCGTCACCGGCGGCGCGCAGGGCATCGGCGAGGCCTGCGTGCGCCGCTTCGCCCGCGAAGGCGCGCGGGTGCTCATCACCGACGTGGACGACGCGCGCGGCCAGGCGCTGGCGGCCGAGCTGGGCCAGCGCTACCTGCACTGCGACGTGGGCGACAAGGCGCAAGTCGACGCGCTGGTGGCCCAGGCGCTGGCGGTGCACGGCCGCATCGACGTGCTGGTCAACAACGCGGGCATCTTCAAGGCGGCCGACTTCCTGGACGTGACCGAGGCCGACTTCGACACCGTGCTGCGCGTCAACCTCAAGGGCTCGTTCCTGATGGGCCAGGCGGTGGCGCGCGCGATGGTGGCGGCCGGCCCGCGGCCCGGCGCCGTCGATGGCGCGGCGCGCGGCGCCATCGTCAACATGAGCTCGGTCAACGGCGTGCTGGCCATCCCCACCATCTCCAGCTACAACGTCAGCAAGGGCGGCATCAACCAGCTCACGCGCGTGATGGCGCTGGCGCTGGCCGACCGGGGCGTGCGCGTGAATGCGGTGGCACCGGGCACCATCGCCACCGAGCTGGCGGCCAAGGCCGTGCTGACCAGCGAGGAAGCCAGGCAACGCATCCTGAGCCGAACCCCGCTGAAACGCCTGGGCGAACCGGCCGAGATTGCCGACGCCGTGGCCTACCTGGCCAGCGACGCCGCCAGCTACATCACCGGCGAGATCCTCACGGTGGACGGCGGCCGCATGACGCTGAACTACACCGTTCCGGTGTAA
- a CDS encoding 2-dehydro-3-deoxy-6-phosphogalactonate aldolase — translation MTPAHDRFAAALRALPLVAILRGLPPHEAQPVGTALAATGWMLIEVPLNSPQPLRSIEALADACPQALVGAGTVLDAAQVREVHAAGGRMVVSPNFDAAVVRETARLGMVSLPGVLTPCEAFAALAAGASGLKLFPAEMVPPAAVKALRAVLEADTLLFPVGGITPANMAAYRAAGASGFGIGSALYRSGLPAAEVRENAMKFIAAYAGTIRT, via the coding sequence ATGACCCCTGCCCACGACCGCTTCGCCGCCGCGCTGCGCGCCCTGCCCCTGGTGGCCATCCTGCGCGGGCTCCCACCGCACGAGGCGCAGCCGGTCGGCACGGCGCTGGCGGCCACCGGCTGGATGCTGATCGAGGTGCCGCTCAATTCGCCCCAGCCGCTGCGCAGCATCGAGGCCCTGGCCGATGCCTGCCCGCAGGCCCTGGTGGGTGCGGGCACCGTGCTCGACGCGGCGCAGGTGCGCGAGGTGCATGCCGCCGGCGGGCGCATGGTGGTCTCGCCGAACTTCGATGCGGCGGTGGTGCGCGAGACGGCGCGGCTCGGCATGGTGAGCCTGCCCGGCGTGCTGACGCCCTGCGAGGCCTTTGCCGCGCTGGCGGCCGGCGCCAGCGGGCTCAAGCTGTTCCCGGCCGAAATGGTGCCGCCTGCCGCCGTGAAGGCGCTGCGCGCGGTGCTGGAGGCCGACACCCTGCTGTTCCCGGTGGGCGGCATCACGCCCGCCAACATGGCGGCCTACCGCGCGGCTGGCGCCAGCGGCTTCGGCATCGGATCGGCCCTGTACCGAAGCGGCCTGCCGGCCGCCGAGGTGCGCGAGAACGCTATGAAATTCATAGCCGCCTACGCTGGTACGATCAGGACATGA
- a CDS encoding 2-dehydro-3-deoxygalactonokinase produces the protein MAAAAARPLVAVDWGTSSLRGALFAPDGRVLEEQSFERGILTVERGGFATVFEACFDRWMRPPGSFCLISGMAGSQQGWREAPYCPCPAGQPDVAARLTWIEPGRIALVPGLSCEHGGVPDVMRGEETQVFGALQLLGLNDGLLVLPGTHSKWVRVRAGRIENFATFMTGEFYALLRQHSILARTLPADDAEPDDDAFAQGVARALQGPGLLHSAFSTRTLSLFNRMAGPALASYLSGLVIGEELRAQPLDAGSEVIVIGAPALTRRYALALPQRGLRARCLGPEATWCGLRALANTLHQDAP, from the coding sequence GTGGCCGCCGCCGCTGCTCGCCCCCTGGTCGCAGTGGACTGGGGCACTTCCTCGCTGCGCGGCGCGCTGTTCGCGCCCGATGGCCGCGTGCTCGAGGAACAGTCCTTCGAACGCGGCATCCTGACCGTGGAGCGCGGCGGCTTTGCTACAGTTTTCGAAGCATGCTTTGACCGCTGGATGCGGCCCCCCGGCTCTTTCTGCCTGATTTCCGGGATGGCGGGCAGCCAGCAGGGCTGGCGCGAGGCGCCCTACTGCCCCTGCCCCGCGGGCCAGCCCGACGTGGCCGCCCGGCTGACCTGGATCGAGCCCGGGCGCATCGCCCTCGTGCCGGGCCTGAGCTGCGAGCACGGCGGTGTCCCGGACGTGATGCGCGGGGAAGAAACCCAGGTCTTCGGCGCCCTGCAACTGCTGGGCCTGAACGACGGCCTGCTGGTGCTGCCCGGCACCCACAGCAAATGGGTGCGGGTGCGCGCCGGCCGCATCGAGAACTTCGCCACCTTCATGACCGGCGAGTTCTATGCGCTGCTGCGCCAGCACTCGATCCTGGCGCGCACGCTGCCCGCCGACGACGCCGAGCCCGACGACGACGCCTTCGCGCAAGGCGTGGCCCGGGCGCTGCAGGGCCCCGGCCTGCTGCACAGCGCCTTCAGCACGCGCACCCTGTCGCTGTTCAACCGCATGGCCGGGCCGGCGCTGGCCAGCTACCTGTCGGGCCTGGTGATCGGCGAGGAACTGCGCGCGCAGCCGCTGGACGCCGGCAGCGAGGTCATCGTCATCGGCGCCCCCGCGCTCACGCGGCGCTACGCGCTGGCCCTGCCGCAGCGCGGGCTGCGCGCCCGCTGCCTCGGCCCCGAGGCCACCTGGTGCGGGCTGCGGGCCCTTGCAAACACCCTCCACCAGGACGCTCCATGA
- a CDS encoding IlvD/Edd family dehydratase, whose translation MSDSTKPRKPPGELRSQQWFGRQDRDGFAYRSWVKGKGVPHDQFDGRPVIGICNTFSELTPCNSHFRTLAEQVKIGVYEAGGFPLEFPVMSLGETLLRPTAMLYRNLASMDVEESIRGNPVDGVVLLMGCDKTTPSLLMGAASADLPTIGVSGGPMLNGKWRGQELGSGTGVWSMSEQVRAGTLKLQDFFEAESCMHRSHGHCMTMGTASTMASMVEALGVGLPGNAAYPAVDGRRNVLARMAGRRIVDMVHEDQKLSTILTREAFENAICTLAAIGGSTNAVIHLIAIAGRIGLKLELEDFDRLASELPCLVNLQPSGKHLMEDFCYAGGLPVVMKEIAHLLHTGHVTASGRTVGENIADAQNYNSEVILPFEAPFKDKAGIAVLRGNLAPRGAVIKPSAATPALMVHTGRAVVFEDIEDFHRRIDDEDLDIDENCVMVLKNCGPRGYPGMAEVGNMPLPPKVLRKGITDMVRISDARMSGTAYGTVVLHTAPEAAAGGPLALVRNGDLVELDVPNRRLHLHVSDEELARRQALWTAPEPPLSSGYWKLYVDRVLQADEGADLDFLRGRRGAFVPRDNH comes from the coding sequence ATGAGCGATTCCACCAAGCCCCGCAAGCCACCCGGGGAGCTGCGCAGCCAGCAATGGTTCGGCCGGCAGGACCGCGACGGCTTCGCCTACCGCAGCTGGGTCAAGGGCAAGGGCGTGCCGCACGACCAGTTCGACGGCCGCCCGGTGATCGGCATCTGCAACACCTTCAGCGAGCTCACGCCCTGCAACAGCCACTTCCGCACGCTGGCCGAGCAGGTCAAGATCGGCGTCTACGAGGCCGGCGGCTTCCCGCTCGAGTTTCCGGTGATGTCGCTGGGCGAGACCCTGCTGCGCCCCACCGCCATGCTGTACCGCAACCTCGCGAGCATGGACGTGGAAGAAAGCATCCGCGGCAACCCGGTGGACGGCGTGGTGCTGCTGATGGGCTGCGACAAGACCACGCCTTCGCTGCTCATGGGCGCGGCCAGCGCCGACCTGCCGACCATCGGCGTCAGCGGCGGCCCCATGCTCAACGGCAAGTGGCGCGGCCAGGAGCTGGGCTCGGGCACCGGCGTGTGGAGCATGAGCGAGCAGGTGCGCGCGGGCACGCTCAAGCTGCAGGATTTCTTCGAGGCCGAGAGCTGCATGCACCGCAGCCACGGCCACTGCATGACCATGGGCACGGCCAGCACCATGGCCAGCATGGTCGAGGCGCTCGGCGTCGGCCTGCCGGGCAACGCGGCCTACCCCGCGGTGGACGGCCGCCGCAACGTGCTGGCGCGCATGGCCGGGCGGCGCATCGTGGACATGGTGCACGAGGACCAGAAGCTCTCCACGATCCTCACGCGCGAGGCCTTCGAGAACGCCATCTGCACGCTGGCCGCCATCGGCGGCTCGACCAATGCCGTGATCCACCTGATCGCGATCGCCGGGCGCATCGGCCTGAAGCTGGAGCTCGAGGACTTCGACCGGCTCGCCAGCGAGCTGCCCTGCCTGGTCAACCTGCAGCCCTCAGGCAAGCACCTGATGGAAGACTTCTGCTATGCCGGCGGCCTGCCGGTGGTGATGAAGGAAATCGCGCACCTGCTGCACACCGGCCACGTCACGGCCAGCGGCCGCACCGTGGGCGAGAACATCGCCGATGCGCAGAACTACAACAGCGAGGTGATCCTGCCGTTCGAGGCCCCGTTCAAGGACAAGGCCGGCATCGCCGTGCTGCGCGGCAACCTCGCGCCGCGCGGCGCCGTCATCAAGCCCAGCGCCGCCACGCCGGCGCTGATGGTGCACACGGGCCGGGCCGTGGTGTTCGAGGACATCGAGGATTTCCACCGCCGCATCGACGACGAGGACCTCGACATCGACGAGAACTGCGTCATGGTGCTCAAGAACTGCGGCCCGCGGGGCTACCCCGGCATGGCCGAGGTCGGCAACATGCCGCTGCCGCCCAAGGTGCTGAGAAAGGGCATCACCGACATGGTGCGCATCAGCGATGCGCGCATGAGCGGCACCGCCTACGGCACGGTGGTGCTGCACACCGCGCCCGAGGCGGCCGCCGGCGGGCCGCTGGCCCTGGTGCGCAATGGCGACCTGGTCGAGCTGGACGTGCCCAACCGCAGGCTGCATCTGCACGTGAGCGACGAGGAGCTGGCGCGCCGCCAGGCCCTGTGGACCGCGCCCGAGCCGCCGCTGTCCTCGGGCTACTGGAAGCTCTACGTCGATCGCGTGCTGCAGGCCGACGAGGGCGCGGACCTCGACTTCCTGCGCGGGCGGCGCGGCGCCTTCGTGCCGCGCGACAACCACTGA
- a CDS encoding FadR/GntR family transcriptional regulator: MIKNVHGNTVDHLGEAIVAGRYVAGAVIPPEPLLCEELGVSRTVVREAVKSLIAKGLLTTGPKVGTRVQPESQWNWFDPDVIIWQSKAGLTPEFLRDLQDLRRVVEPAAVRLAAERATAQDIADIEIAFAGMKQAVEVGGDYVTHDLRFHQGLLRACHNRMIVQMSKALGALLRTSFEISTTRKDGPRNSLPLHRAVLDAVIAHQPAKAEKAVLILIDGARDDIEQVLASRRRLPRLNTPAPLLKGL; the protein is encoded by the coding sequence ATGATCAAGAACGTCCACGGCAACACGGTCGACCACCTTGGCGAAGCCATCGTGGCCGGGCGCTACGTCGCCGGCGCGGTGATTCCGCCCGAGCCGCTGCTGTGCGAGGAGCTCGGCGTCAGCCGCACCGTGGTGCGCGAGGCGGTCAAGTCGCTGATCGCCAAGGGCCTGCTCACCACGGGCCCCAAGGTCGGCACGCGCGTGCAGCCCGAGAGCCAGTGGAACTGGTTCGATCCCGACGTCATCATCTGGCAGTCCAAGGCCGGGCTCACGCCCGAGTTCCTGCGCGACCTGCAGGACCTGCGGCGCGTGGTCGAGCCCGCCGCCGTGCGGCTGGCGGCCGAGCGCGCCACGGCGCAGGACATAGCCGACATCGAGATTGCTTTCGCCGGCATGAAGCAGGCGGTGGAGGTGGGCGGCGACTACGTCACGCACGACCTGCGCTTCCACCAGGGCCTGCTGCGTGCCTGCCACAACCGCATGATCGTGCAGATGAGCAAGGCGCTGGGCGCGCTGCTGCGCACCAGCTTCGAGATCTCCACCACCCGCAAGGACGGGCCCAGGAACTCGCTGCCGCTGCACCGCGCCGTGCTGGATGCCGTGATCGCCCACCAGCCCGCGAAAGCGGAGAAGGCGGTGCTGATCCTGATCGACGGCGCGCGCGACGACATCGAGCAGGTACTGGCCTCGCGGCGCCGGCTGCCCCGGCTCAACACGCCCGCCCCCCTGCTCAAGGGACTGTGA
- a CDS encoding TRAP transporter small permease: MHKLINLFFKLLELLVVVCMVAMVIMVFGNVVLRYVFNSGITMSEEMARYCFIWLTYIGAMVAMRDGGHLGVDTLVRHLPLMGKRVCVFLSEALMLFCNALFLLGTWHMHGLQVTNISPVAGISMIWIYGIGYIVGTVMGIMNLHKLYRLFTGRMTEQEMIQVSESEEQLQEVKA, encoded by the coding sequence TTGCACAAGCTGATCAATCTGTTCTTCAAGCTGCTCGAACTGCTGGTGGTGGTGTGCATGGTGGCCATGGTCATCATGGTGTTCGGCAACGTCGTGCTGCGCTACGTCTTCAACTCCGGCATCACCATGTCGGAGGAGATGGCGCGCTACTGCTTCATCTGGCTGACCTACATCGGCGCCATGGTCGCGATGCGCGACGGCGGGCATCTCGGGGTCGACACGTTGGTGCGGCACCTGCCGCTCATGGGCAAGCGGGTGTGCGTGTTCCTGAGCGAGGCCCTGATGCTGTTCTGCAATGCGCTGTTCCTGCTCGGAACCTGGCACATGCACGGGCTGCAGGTGACCAACATCTCGCCGGTGGCCGGCATCTCCATGATCTGGATCTATGGCATCGGCTACATCGTGGGCACGGTCATGGGCATCATGAACCTGCACAAGCTCTACCGGCTGTTCACGGGCCGGATGACCGAGCAGGAAATGATCCAGGTCAGCGAATCCGAAGAACAGCTCCAGGAAGTGAAGGCTTGA
- a CDS encoding TRAP transporter large permease subunit, whose translation MTVAVFIFSLLGAMALGMPIAYSLLVCGVSLMAYMAGTGGLPAFDSQIIAQRFVDGADNFPLLAVPFFLLAGEFMNAGGLSRRIVNLAMAWVGHYRGGMGYVAVMAAIIMASLSGSAVADTAALAALLIPMMKSAGYNLNRSAGLIAAGGIIAPVIPPSIGFIIFGVAGNVSITKLFLAGIVPGVLMGLSIGIAWWWVAKRENVKPADAVPLGERLRITAQGSLALALPVLIIGGMRFGVFTPTEAAVVAAVYSFVVGMFVYRELKVSALYRLTLAAGKTTAVVMFLVAAAMVSAWLITVANIPTEVTRMLEPFMGNKTLLMFMMMVLIVIVGTALDFTPTVLILTPVLMPVVIKAGIDPVYFGVLFIMNNAIGLITPPVGTVLNVVCGVARITMDDAFKGVMPFFIAELIVLFALVFVPELVTVPLQWWMR comes from the coding sequence GTGACCGTTGCCGTTTTCATCTTCTCGCTGCTCGGGGCCATGGCCCTGGGCATGCCGATCGCCTATTCGCTGCTGGTGTGCGGCGTCTCCCTGATGGCCTACATGGCCGGCACCGGGGGCCTGCCGGCCTTCGACAGCCAGATCATCGCGCAGCGCTTCGTCGACGGGGCGGACAACTTCCCGCTGCTGGCCGTGCCCTTCTTCCTGCTGGCCGGCGAGTTCATGAACGCGGGCGGCCTGAGCCGGCGCATCGTGAACCTGGCGATGGCCTGGGTTGGCCACTACCGCGGCGGCATGGGCTATGTGGCGGTGATGGCCGCCATCATCATGGCCTCGCTCTCGGGCTCCGCGGTGGCCGACACGGCGGCCCTGGCCGCGCTGCTGATCCCCATGATGAAGAGCGCCGGCTACAACCTCAACCGCTCGGCCGGCCTGATCGCGGCCGGCGGCATCATCGCGCCGGTGATCCCGCCCTCGATCGGCTTCATCATCTTCGGCGTGGCCGGCAACGTCTCGATCACCAAGCTGTTCCTGGCCGGCATCGTGCCCGGTGTGCTGATGGGGCTGTCCATCGGCATCGCCTGGTGGTGGGTCGCCAAGCGCGAGAACGTGAAGCCGGCCGACGCCGTGCCCCTGGGCGAGCGCCTGCGGATCACCGCGCAGGGCAGCCTGGCGCTGGCGCTGCCGGTGCTGATCATCGGCGGCATGCGCTTCGGCGTGTTCACGCCGACCGAGGCGGCCGTGGTGGCCGCGGTCTACAGCTTCGTCGTCGGCATGTTCGTCTACCGCGAGCTCAAGGTGTCGGCGTTGTACCGGCTCACGCTGGCCGCGGGCAAGACGACGGCCGTGGTGATGTTCCTGGTGGCGGCTGCGATGGTGAGCGCCTGGCTGATCACCGTGGCCAACATCCCGACCGAGGTGACCCGCATGCTCGAGCCCTTCATGGGCAACAAGACGCTGCTGATGTTCATGATGATGGTGCTGATCGTGATCGTCGGCACGGCGCTGGACTTCACGCCCACGGTGCTGATCCTCACGCCCGTGCTGATGCCGGTGGTGATCAAGGCCGGCATCGACCCGGTGTACTTCGGCGTGCTCTTCATCATGAACAACGCGATCGGCCTGATCACGCCGCCCGTGGGCACGGTGCTCAACGTGGTGTGCGGCGTGGCGCGCATCACCATGGACGACGCCTTCAAGGGCGTGATGCCGTTCTTCATCGCCGAGCTGATCGTCCTGTTCGCCCTGGTGTTCGTTCCGGAATTGGTGACCGTCCCCCTGCAGTGGTGGATGCGCTGA
- a CDS encoding TRAP transporter substrate-binding protein, whose protein sequence is MFKRRTIAAAAAGLGLLWATSAFAQFADRTIKFTNGVDEAHPVSAGVKRMQEVLNAKTGGKIKINAFWGGAAGGDLPATQALRAGTQEMVCTSTSPLVGIVKELGVFDLPFLFANEKEADAVLDGPAGQYFNKKLEEAGVVNLAYWENGFRNLTNSKHPVAKVEDFDGVKVRVMQNNIFLDTFKTLGTNAVPMAFGEVFTALETKTIDGQENPFVTIETSKFNEVQKYLSVTRHAYTPFLVLYSKKLWDQLNPQEQAALREAAVEGQKAQRAANRALNEKSLASLRAKGMQVNDISAAEQRRMFEKVKPVYDKNVPVIGPEAVNLVLDSLKKARGG, encoded by the coding sequence ATGTTCAAGCGCAGAACCATCGCCGCAGCCGCGGCCGGCCTCGGCCTGCTGTGGGCCACCTCGGCCTTCGCCCAGTTCGCCGACCGGACCATCAAGTTCACCAACGGCGTGGACGAGGCCCACCCGGTGAGCGCCGGCGTGAAGCGGATGCAGGAGGTGCTCAACGCCAAGACCGGCGGCAAGATCAAGATCAATGCCTTCTGGGGCGGTGCGGCCGGCGGCGACCTGCCGGCCACGCAGGCCCTGCGCGCCGGCACGCAGGAGATGGTCTGCACCTCGACCTCGCCGCTGGTGGGCATCGTCAAGGAACTGGGCGTGTTCGACCTGCCGTTCCTGTTCGCCAACGAGAAGGAGGCCGACGCGGTGCTCGACGGCCCGGCCGGCCAGTACTTCAACAAGAAGCTCGAAGAGGCCGGCGTGGTGAACCTGGCCTACTGGGAGAACGGCTTTCGCAACCTGACCAACAGCAAGCATCCGGTGGCCAAGGTCGAGGACTTCGACGGCGTCAAGGTGCGCGTGATGCAGAACAACATCTTCCTCGACACCTTCAAGACGCTGGGCACCAATGCCGTGCCCATGGCCTTTGGCGAGGTGTTCACCGCGCTCGAAACCAAGACCATCGACGGGCAGGAAAACCCGTTCGTGACCATCGAGACCTCCAAGTTCAACGAGGTGCAGAAGTACCTGAGCGTCACGCGCCATGCCTACACGCCGTTCCTGGTGCTCTACAGCAAGAAGCTCTGGGACCAGCTCAACCCGCAGGAGCAGGCCGCGCTGCGCGAAGCCGCGGTCGAGGGCCAGAAGGCCCAGCGCGCCGCCAACCGCGCGCTCAACGAGAAGTCGCTGGCCAGCCTGCGGGCCAAGGGCATGCAGGTGAACGACATCTCCGCCGCCGAGCAGCGGCGCATGTTCGAGAAGGTGAAGCCCGTCTATGACAAGAATGTGCCCGTCATCGGCCCCGAGGCCGTGAACCTGGTGCTGGACTCGCTCAAGAAGGCGCGCGGCGGCTGA
- a CDS encoding mandelate racemase/muconate lactonizing enzyme family protein, translating into MKITQVETIRLGEFPNILWVRVYGSDGLVGLGETFMGAEAVEAYLHEWAAPRLLGKDPLAIEARNKDITGYLGWRGSGVETRGNSALDIALWDLFGKAARMPVHTALGGRSRDAIRIYNTCAGYQYIRSNRNQSSSNWGLGNSQGPYEDLQGFLHHADELAQSLLSEGITAMKIWPFDPAAERSDGQYISNADLDLALEPFRKIRQAVGEKMDIMVEFHSLWRLPMAQKIARALKPFNTFWHEDAIRMDSLDLLKAYAKDCEALICASETLSYKWGFKDYLQTGVAGVAMLDLSWCGGLTEARKIAAMADAWQLPVAPHDCTGPVVWAASTHLSLHAPNALVQESVRAFYTGWYRELVTELPRVENGMVSLNDKPGLGLELLPDLHRRADASVRVTKL; encoded by the coding sequence ATGAAGATCACACAGGTTGAAACCATCCGCCTGGGCGAGTTCCCGAACATCCTCTGGGTGAGGGTGTACGGCAGCGACGGGCTCGTGGGGCTGGGCGAAACCTTCATGGGCGCCGAGGCGGTGGAGGCCTACCTGCACGAGTGGGCGGCCCCCCGCCTGCTCGGCAAGGATCCGCTGGCAATCGAGGCGCGCAACAAGGACATCACGGGCTACCTCGGCTGGCGCGGCTCGGGCGTGGAGACGCGCGGCAACTCGGCGCTGGACATCGCCCTGTGGGACCTGTTCGGCAAGGCGGCCCGCATGCCGGTGCACACCGCGCTGGGCGGGCGCAGCCGCGATGCCATCCGCATCTACAACACCTGCGCGGGCTACCAGTACATCCGCAGCAACCGCAACCAGAGCTCTTCCAACTGGGGCCTGGGCAACAGCCAGGGACCGTACGAGGACCTGCAGGGCTTCCTGCACCATGCCGACGAGCTGGCGCAGTCGCTGCTGTCCGAAGGCATCACGGCGATGAAGATCTGGCCGTTCGATCCCGCGGCCGAGCGCAGCGACGGCCAGTACATCAGCAACGCCGACCTCGACCTGGCGCTGGAGCCATTCCGCAAGATCCGCCAGGCCGTGGGCGAGAAGATGGACATCATGGTCGAGTTCCACAGCCTGTGGCGCCTGCCCATGGCGCAGAAGATCGCACGCGCGCTCAAGCCGTTCAACACCTTCTGGCACGAGGACGCGATCCGCATGGACAGCCTCGATTTGCTCAAGGCCTATGCGAAGGACTGCGAAGCGCTGATCTGCGCAAGCGAGACGCTGAGCTACAAGTGGGGCTTCAAGGACTACCTGCAGACCGGCGTGGCTGGCGTGGCCATGCTCGACCTGAGCTGGTGCGGCGGCCTGACCGAGGCGCGCAAGATCGCGGCCATGGCCGATGCCTGGCAACTGCCGGTGGCGCCGCACGACTGCACCGGCCCGGTGGTCTGGGCGGCGTCCACCCATCTCTCGCTGCATGCGCCCAATGCGCTGGTCCAGGAAAGCGTGCGCGCCTTCTACACCGGCTGGTACCGGGAGCTGGTGACTGAATTGCCGCGGGTCGAGAACGGCATGGTCAGCCTGAACGACAAGCCTGGCCTGGGGCTCGAGCTGCTGCCGGACCTGCACCGGCGCGCCGATGCGAGCGTGCGCGTGACGAAACTCTGA